One Pseudodesulfovibrio cashew DNA window includes the following coding sequences:
- a CDS encoding alpha/beta hydrolase, translated as MRAFLLTFLFTALLPLVALAGADDYRYPFGNPLQATVYGTPPDLIYDTKGEVPLKIRSIQIKGRTIPDIFSHDSEMFYSTALHDGPAPLVFVIAGTGAEHKSAKMVFLTRALYLAGFHVVALSSPTHMNFLVSVSEHGAAGYVPFDVDDLYRVMCWIKDDLAGEVEVTDYRVTGYSLGALHAAFLARKDSELGDFHFSKALLINPPVSLYHSVRRLDSWLDPETLGGKQPREEIQRIINIFSNYYKSQEITDLDDDFLYNMVTRTDLDGTDLRVLIGTDFRASSSSMIFASDVCLRAEYLVPPGAYPLKTGTPLMRFAEAAFDISFEDYMDEYLLPYVRHLEPDVDRYEFIQRCSLYAIRSYLAETDKIELLGNRDDVILNENDIRFIESVFGGRASLYPTGGHCGNMMYPHFVKRMLAMLDAPAGQEGTP; from the coding sequence ATGCGTGCATTCCTGCTGACTTTTCTTTTCACGGCGTTGCTGCCGCTCGTCGCCCTGGCCGGGGCGGACGATTACCGCTATCCCTTTGGCAATCCCCTTCAGGCAACCGTGTACGGCACGCCCCCGGACCTCATATATGACACAAAGGGCGAAGTGCCGCTCAAGATCCGCTCCATTCAGATCAAGGGGCGGACCATCCCGGACATCTTTTCGCATGACAGCGAGATGTTCTACTCAACCGCGCTGCACGACGGCCCGGCTCCGCTGGTCTTCGTCATCGCCGGGACAGGGGCCGAGCACAAGTCCGCCAAGATGGTTTTCCTGACCCGCGCCCTGTACCTGGCCGGGTTTCATGTTGTGGCGCTCTCCTCGCCCACGCACATGAACTTTCTGGTCAGCGTGTCGGAGCACGGCGCGGCAGGATACGTGCCCTTTGACGTGGACGACCTCTACCGGGTCATGTGCTGGATAAAAGATGACCTGGCCGGGGAGGTCGAGGTCACGGACTACCGTGTCACCGGCTACAGCCTCGGGGCGCTGCACGCCGCTTTTCTCGCCCGCAAGGACAGCGAACTCGGTGACTTCCATTTCAGCAAGGCATTGCTGATCAACCCGCCCGTGAGCCTCTATCACTCGGTACGGCGGCTGGATTCCTGGCTTGATCCGGAGACTCTCGGCGGCAAGCAGCCCAGAGAAGAAATCCAGCGGATCATCAATATCTTTTCCAACTACTACAAGTCGCAGGAAATCACCGACCTGGATGACGACTTCCTCTACAACATGGTCACCCGGACGGATCTCGACGGCACGGACCTGCGGGTGCTCATCGGCACGGACTTCCGGGCCTCGTCGTCGTCCATGATCTTCGCCTCCGACGTCTGTCTCCGGGCCGAGTACCTGGTGCCGCCGGGGGCCTACCCGCTCAAGACGGGCACGCCGCTCATGCGTTTTGCCGAGGCCGCCTTCGACATCAGCTTCGAAGACTACATGGACGAGTACCTGCTGCCCTATGTCAGGCACCTGGAGCCGGACGTGGACCGCTATGAATTCATTCAGCGGTGCAGCCTCTACGCCATCCGCAGCTATCTGGCCGAGACCGACAAGATCGAGCTCCTGGGCAACCGTGACGACGTTATCCTCAACGAGAACGACATCCGCTTCATCGAGTCAGTCTTTGGCGGGCGGGCGAGCCTCTATCCCACGGGCGGCCACTGCGGGAACATGATGTACCCCCATTTCGTCAAGCGGATGCTCGCCATGCTCGACGCTCCGGCCGGGCAGGAGGGGACGCCATGA
- a CDS encoding MlaA family lipoprotein translates to MTRFVSLLRLVLICALLPTLWACGAARTDHVMPEPVPSLTETGFKAPVKRYGTEGDDSLDFLKVYDPWEPLNRNIYVFNALFDNYLMLPATRTYEFILPQPVRTGVKNVISNANEVPTLINCLLQGKLTKSAITTSRLLINTTFGLLGVFDPASGAENLQRQDEDVGQTLGVWGMGAGPYFVMPFMGPSNVRDTLGFGGDTLLVYLQMMYVYDKLGVSDFRSVAYTELVVRLLNKRSNIKFTYYETGSPFEYELVRFIYTKKRELDIER, encoded by the coding sequence ATGACCCGGTTCGTCTCTCTTCTTCGTCTGGTTCTGATCTGTGCGCTGCTCCCGACCCTGTGGGCGTGTGGTGCGGCGCGCACCGACCATGTCATGCCGGAGCCGGTCCCCTCCCTGACGGAAACGGGCTTCAAGGCTCCGGTGAAACGCTACGGCACCGAGGGCGACGATTCGCTTGATTTCCTCAAGGTCTACGACCCGTGGGAGCCGTTGAACCGGAACATCTACGTGTTCAACGCCCTGTTCGACAACTACCTGATGCTCCCGGCTACGCGCACCTACGAGTTCATCCTGCCGCAACCCGTGCGTACCGGGGTCAAAAACGTCATCAGCAACGCCAACGAGGTGCCGACCCTGATCAACTGTCTGTTGCAGGGCAAGCTGACCAAGAGCGCCATCACCACCTCCCGCCTGCTTATCAACACCACCTTCGGCCTGCTGGGCGTGTTCGATCCGGCCTCGGGCGCGGAGAACCTCCAGCGGCAGGATGAGGACGTGGGCCAGACACTCGGCGTCTGGGGCATGGGCGCGGGGCCGTACTTCGTCATGCCGTTCATGGGCCCGTCCAATGTGCGGGACACGCTCGGCTTCGGCGGGGACACCCTGCTGGTGTATCTTCAGATGATGTATGTCTACGACAAGCTGGGGGTGAGCGATTTCCGATCGGTGGCCTACACCGAGCTGGTGGTCCGTCTGCTGAACAAGCGGTCCAACATTAAGTTCACCTACTACGAGACCGGGTCTCCCTTCGAATACGAACTGGTGCGGTTTATCTACACGAAGAAGCGCGAACTGGACATCGAACGGTAA
- the lpxB gene encoding lipid-A-disaccharide synthase encodes MHTGNTGPIWFSVGEASGDLHGAELMKAIKSADPEAAFTGMGGPAMAGQGLDARFDMRLISLVGITEILGGLPRILLLLRRIRQELERVRPRAIVLVDCPEFNFRIAKIAKRLDIPVYYYISPQIWAWRSGRVHFLREHVRRVICILPFEKPFYEKFGVDVDYVGHPLMDVLPLDKLDALPVDENRIGLLPGSRKKEVDTLLPQFAEAARLLRAAHPDLRYTLVRAPGMDKERLLGHWPESIPVEIVEPDNRYEIFRSCKLIMAASGTVTLETALIGTPVMVAYQVSTLSMLVAKLLVNVDYISLPNLIMGREVYPEFIQERARGDVLAECAQAWLDDPATYDRRKRELADLRTMVGELGAANRAAAIILDDLRGLGR; translated from the coding sequence ATGCACACAGGAAATACAGGCCCCATCTGGTTCAGCGTCGGCGAAGCGTCCGGCGACCTGCACGGAGCGGAATTGATGAAGGCGATCAAGAGCGCCGATCCCGAGGCCGCCTTCACGGGCATGGGCGGCCCTGCCATGGCCGGTCAGGGCCTGGACGCCCGCTTCGACATGCGGCTCATCTCCCTGGTCGGGATCACCGAAATCCTCGGCGGCCTGCCCAGAATCCTCCTGTTGCTCAGGCGCATCCGACAAGAACTGGAACGGGTCCGGCCCCGGGCCATCGTCCTGGTGGACTGCCCGGAGTTCAACTTCCGCATCGCCAAGATCGCCAAGCGGCTCGACATTCCGGTCTATTACTATATTTCCCCGCAGATCTGGGCCTGGCGCTCCGGGCGCGTCCACTTTCTGCGCGAACACGTGCGCCGCGTCATCTGCATCCTGCCATTCGAGAAGCCCTTTTACGAGAAATTCGGCGTGGACGTGGACTACGTGGGCCACCCTCTCATGGATGTTCTGCCCCTGGATAAACTGGACGCCCTGCCAGTTGACGAAAACCGCATCGGGCTGTTGCCCGGCAGCCGCAAAAAGGAAGTGGACACCCTGCTCCCGCAGTTCGCCGAGGCCGCCCGCCTGCTGCGCGCCGCGCACCCCGACCTGCGCTACACCCTGGTGCGCGCGCCGGGCATGGATAAAGAACGTCTCCTGGGCCACTGGCCCGAGTCCATCCCGGTGGAGATCGTGGAGCCGGACAACCGCTACGAGATCTTTCGCTCCTGCAAGCTGATCATGGCCGCCTCGGGCACCGTGACCCTGGAAACCGCGCTCATCGGCACCCCGGTCATGGTCGCCTATCAGGTCTCGACCCTCTCCATGCTGGTGGCCAAGCTGCTGGTCAACGTGGACTACATCTCCCTGCCCAACCTGATCATGGGCCGCGAGGTCTATCCGGAGTTCATCCAGGAGCGCGCCCGGGGCGACGTCCTTGCCGAGTGCGCGCAAGCGTGGCTGGACGATCCCGCCACTTACGACAGGCGCAAAAGGGAACTGGCCGACCTGCGGACCATGGTTGGCGAGCTCGGCGCGGCGAACCGCGCCGCGGCCATCATTCTGGACGACCTGCGCGGCCTGGGCCGCTGA
- a CDS encoding Gfo/Idh/MocA family protein has translation MFKVGVVGLGWMGRVHLRNYTEMADVEVVGVVDVDTEVLKEVEGQFGVKTYTSLDELLENDLDVMSVCVPTSLHHETGLKIIEKKINLIIEKPLAATAAEGRELVLKAEDMGIKLMVGHVERFNPAVARVKELIGDAEDVISIQIERVGPYPPRIQDVGVIKDLGSHDIDLLRYLSGSDFKSVYAVCSTSIGKHEDSALITAEMENGVLANISTNWVTPYKGRNISVACESKYIHANLITQEVKEYSAFSTYDKSYSVREWPLMFREPVKEELTQFLNALRNGTEVPIPGSDGLEVLNIFERILGENK, from the coding sequence ATGTTCAAAGTCGGAGTAGTCGGTTTGGGCTGGATGGGCCGTGTCCATCTGCGCAACTATACCGAAATGGCTGATGTGGAAGTGGTCGGCGTCGTGGACGTGGACACCGAGGTGCTCAAGGAAGTCGAGGGGCAGTTCGGCGTCAAGACCTACACCTCCCTGGATGAGCTGCTGGAGAACGACCTGGACGTCATGTCCGTGTGCGTGCCCACCAGCCTGCACCACGAGACCGGGCTCAAGATCATCGAGAAGAAGATCAACCTGATCATTGAAAAGCCCCTGGCCGCCACCGCCGCCGAGGGCCGCGAGCTGGTCCTGAAGGCCGAGGACATGGGCATCAAGCTCATGGTCGGCCACGTGGAGCGGTTCAACCCGGCCGTCGCCCGCGTCAAGGAACTCATCGGCGATGCCGAGGACGTCATCTCCATCCAGATCGAGCGCGTGGGTCCCTATCCGCCGCGCATCCAGGACGTCGGCGTCATCAAGGACCTCGGTTCCCACGATATCGACCTGCTGCGCTATCTGTCCGGTTCGGATTTCAAGTCCGTGTACGCGGTCTGTTCCACCTCCATCGGCAAGCACGAGGACTCCGCGCTGATTACCGCCGAAATGGAGAACGGCGTACTCGCCAACATTTCCACCAACTGGGTGACTCCGTACAAGGGTCGCAACATCAGCGTGGCCTGCGAGTCCAAGTACATCCACGCCAACCTGATCACCCAGGAGGTCAAGGAATACTCGGCCTTCTCCACCTACGACAAGTCCTACTCCGTGCGCGAGTGGCCGCTCATGTTCCGCGAGCCCGTCAAGGAGGAACTGACCCAGTTCCTGAACGCCCTGCGCAACGGCACCGAAGTGCCCATCCCGGGCTCGGACGGTCTGGAAGTGCTCAACATCTTCGAGCGCATCCTCGGCGAGAATAAGTAG
- a CDS encoding BON domain-containing protein, translating into MSDRYRHTTLLPGLLILIMGLTLAGCALYPAVQVAGGAMTGYDAVHLADDYLPRNSVEGGELTCTSDRMMERRLRERLAMDGQRTVSGHVINGEAYLVGRFTSRSQADRAVKVASTVEGLRIVHCKFYPMGPAREAQSDHLLLKELAGRLGKARRLDNADLRVEVVRSHAILIGRAGTWAQKTEAVAIASEVGGISDVVDYIVVSGQPASGKAKVAAN; encoded by the coding sequence ATGTCTGACCGTTACCGCCATACCACGCTCCTGCCGGGCCTGCTGATCCTGATCATGGGTCTGACCCTGGCCGGGTGCGCCCTGTATCCCGCCGTCCAGGTGGCGGGCGGGGCCATGACCGGCTACGACGCCGTGCACCTGGCGGACGACTACCTGCCGCGCAATTCCGTGGAGGGCGGGGAGTTGACCTGCACCTCGGACCGGATGATGGAGCGCAGGCTGCGCGAGCGGCTGGCCATGGACGGACAGCGTACGGTCTCGGGCCACGTCATCAACGGCGAGGCCTACCTGGTCGGACGCTTCACCAGCCGTTCCCAGGCGGACCGGGCGGTCAAGGTCGCTTCCACCGTGGAAGGACTCCGAATCGTCCACTGCAAATTCTACCCCATGGGTCCGGCGCGCGAAGCCCAGAGCGACCACCTGCTCCTCAAGGAGCTGGCTGGCAGGCTGGGCAAAGCCCGACGGCTGGACAACGCGGACCTCCGAGTGGAGGTCGTCCGCTCCCACGCCATCCTCATCGGACGGGCCGGAACCTGGGCCCAGAAGACCGAGGCCGTGGCCATCGCCAGCGAAGTGGGCGGCATCAGCGACGTGGTCGACTACATCGTGGTCAGCGGCCAGCCCGCATCAGGCAAGGCCAAGGTCGCGGCCAACTGA
- a CDS encoding ArnT family glycosyltransferase yields the protein MKKTALRIWYVLEDHPWMTMILGVLAQTWFTLNNRALWFSDEVRYADAYRNLAEHGHWIVLALNGQAYPDKPPVYFWFLWLLDTLTPADQPTVFFLGAALSGLFLLASAYALARTLGFDRQVSLSAVLILLSTFFLAGLFHYSRMDLMFAALIVLSHACLFRAFSEENQGRWPLWGFLLAGLATLVKGPLGFLFPLLTSTVYLIWKGEVKKFLTRPMGKGLLAMLLMLAAWVGGVILSQGPDFLLNTVLGHQILERATHTFHHMEPFYYYLIALPLAWLPWTLFLFAAPVKRAFSLENWGALWASRREAGPRTFLWIMFGATLIFLSSLSGKVLIYILPMFPPMAILTGDAMTRQNEDDSVRFWTLAAGLLGLLGAGLLLGGDLLPFPVPMRGMGIAAITLLGGAALLYAVRKAGNRIALLSTVLAVTVWLYPVGLMVAPSLDNAMSPKRQGEMIGALVDEGYTPLAFKIYSGIFTYYADHEIEETGDWDELTSLVDGGERVVLSIREKHWKNWKDRPEGLRILDRQDIAGMIYLVVIKG from the coding sequence ATGAAAAAAACCGCCCTTCGCATATGGTACGTTCTCGAAGACCACCCCTGGATGACCATGATCCTCGGCGTCCTCGCCCAGACCTGGTTCACCCTGAACAACCGCGCCCTCTGGTTCTCGGATGAGGTCCGCTACGCCGACGCCTACCGGAACCTGGCCGAGCACGGCCACTGGATCGTCCTGGCCCTCAACGGCCAGGCCTACCCGGACAAGCCCCCGGTCTACTTCTGGTTCCTCTGGTTGCTGGACACCCTGACCCCGGCGGACCAGCCCACGGTCTTCTTCCTGGGAGCGGCTCTGTCCGGGCTCTTCCTGCTGGCCTCGGCCTACGCATTGGCGCGCACCCTGGGCTTTGACAGGCAGGTGAGCCTGTCCGCCGTGCTCATCCTGCTCTCCACCTTTTTCCTGGCCGGGCTGTTCCACTACTCGCGCATGGACCTGATGTTCGCCGCGCTCATCGTGCTCAGCCACGCCTGCCTGTTCCGGGCCTTCTCCGAGGAGAACCAGGGCCGCTGGCCCCTGTGGGGCTTCCTGCTGGCCGGGCTCGCCACCCTGGTCAAGGGGCCGCTCGGTTTCCTCTTCCCGCTGCTGACTTCGACGGTCTACCTGATCTGGAAGGGCGAGGTGAAAAAGTTCCTCACCCGGCCCATGGGCAAGGGATTGCTTGCCATGCTCCTGATGCTCGCTGCCTGGGTGGGCGGGGTGATCCTGTCACAAGGCCCGGACTTTCTGCTGAACACGGTCCTCGGCCATCAGATCCTGGAACGCGCCACCCACACCTTCCATCACATGGAGCCGTTCTATTATTACCTCATTGCCCTGCCCCTGGCCTGGCTGCCCTGGACCCTGTTCCTGTTCGCCGCGCCGGTGAAGCGGGCGTTCTCCCTGGAGAACTGGGGAGCGCTGTGGGCCTCGCGCCGTGAGGCCGGACCGCGCACCTTTCTCTGGATCATGTTCGGCGCGACCCTGATTTTCCTCTCCTCACTGAGCGGCAAGGTGCTCATCTACATCCTGCCCATGTTCCCGCCCATGGCCATTCTGACGGGCGACGCCATGACCCGCCAGAACGAGGACGACTCGGTCCGCTTCTGGACCCTGGCCGCCGGGCTGCTGGGCCTGCTCGGTGCGGGGTTGCTGCTGGGCGGCGACCTGCTGCCTTTCCCGGTTCCCATGCGCGGCATGGGTATCGCCGCGATCACCCTGCTGGGCGGCGCGGCCCTGCTCTACGCGGTCCGCAAGGCGGGCAACCGCATCGCCCTGCTCTCCACGGTACTGGCCGTGACGGTCTGGCTCTACCCGGTCGGATTGATGGTCGCCCCCTCCCTGGACAATGCCATGTCACCCAAGCGCCAAGGCGAGATGATCGGCGCGCTGGTAGACGAGGGGTACACTCCTCTGGCCTTCAAGATCTACTCCGGCATCTTCACCTATTACGCCGATCACGAAATCGAAGAGACCGGCGACTGGGACGAGCTGACGAGTCTGGTTGATGGCGGAGAGAGAGTGGTTCTCTCCATCCGCGAGAAACACTGGAAAAACTGGAAGGACCGCCCCGAAGGCCTGCGAATCCTGGACCGCCAGGATATTGCCGGAATGATATATCTCGTTGTAATCAAAGGCTGA
- a CDS encoding phosphatase PAP2 family protein: MRTRFLHWAIFSAPLLLVLAALWLGFDTEAGVSTFFHEHSAAHPTLSAALKFVTDWSNPLFYAFYGVMLVNAFRKGDAEKKRYVFILLGVQVVVSLLCVHFIKRTIGRPRPGQGWYFDPLTSRGNYHSLPSGHTTEITGWSLPLAFRLSAFAPTLGLGLFVGLVGFTRIYLGWHHPTDVFFGWLLGSFGGFATQILADSTLFRRKAGA, encoded by the coding sequence ATGCGCACCCGCTTTCTCCACTGGGCGATCTTTTCCGCCCCTCTGCTGCTCGTGCTTGCCGCCCTCTGGCTCGGTTTCGACACCGAGGCCGGGGTCAGCACGTTCTTTCATGAGCATAGTGCCGCCCACCCAACCCTTTCCGCCGCGCTCAAGTTTGTCACGGACTGGTCAAACCCGCTTTTCTACGCCTTTTACGGCGTCATGCTCGTCAACGCCTTCCGCAAGGGCGACGCGGAGAAGAAGCGCTACGTGTTCATCCTGCTCGGCGTCCAGGTGGTGGTCTCCCTGCTCTGCGTCCACTTCATCAAGCGGACCATTGGTCGCCCCAGGCCGGGCCAGGGCTGGTATTTCGACCCCCTGACCTCCCGCGGCAACTACCACTCCCTGCCGTCCGGACACACCACCGAGATAACGGGCTGGAGCCTGCCTCTGGCGTTCCGGCTTTCGGCATTCGCCCCCACATTGGGCCTTGGCCTCTTCGTGGGCCTGGTGGGATTCACCCGCATCTATCTGGGATGGCATCATCCCACCGATGTGTTCTTCGGCTGGCTTTTGGGAAGCTTCGGCGGATTCGCCACCCAGATCCTGGCCGACTCGACCCTGTTCCGGCGCAAGGCCGGGGCATGA
- a CDS encoding TIGR04282 family arsenosugar biosynthesis glycosyltransferase, whose amino-acid sequence MNDCVLFFVKYPEPGEVKTRLAENSSPELAAEFYATFVEEKFEELLSGCKAKIIVCFAPETAGQAMRDWLGEYHRYVGQKGADLGRRMENGFREAFFMKYERVVLAGSDVPGLSPAIIEEALEALTPDTACLGPADDGGYYLIGFHRKGFVPEVFRNIDWSTERVFEQTASLISGQGMKTHILPNLEDMDTLEDVETLIALGSAGPLGTRSIAEARRLLGR is encoded by the coding sequence ATGAACGACTGCGTACTCTTCTTCGTGAAATACCCGGAACCCGGCGAGGTCAAGACCCGGCTGGCCGAAAACTCCTCCCCCGAACTGGCCGCGGAATTCTACGCCACCTTCGTGGAGGAGAAGTTCGAGGAGCTTCTGTCCGGCTGCAAGGCCAAGATCATCGTCTGCTTCGCCCCGGAAACCGCCGGACAGGCCATGCGCGACTGGCTCGGCGAGTACCACCGCTACGTGGGCCAGAAGGGCGCCGACCTGGGCCGCAGAATGGAAAACGGCTTCCGCGAGGCCTTCTTCATGAAGTACGAACGGGTGGTCCTGGCGGGCAGCGACGTGCCCGGCCTGAGCCCGGCCATCATCGAGGAAGCCCTTGAGGCGCTGACCCCGGACACCGCCTGCCTCGGCCCGGCCGACGACGGCGGCTACTACCTGATCGGCTTTCATCGAAAGGGATTCGTGCCCGAGGTGTTCCGTAACATCGACTGGAGCACGGAGCGGGTCTTCGAACAGACCGCCAGCCTGATCTCCGGCCAGGGAATGAAGACCCACATCCTGCCCAACCTGGAAGATATGGACACCCTCGAAGACGTCGAGACCCTCATCGCACTCGGCTCGGCCGGACCGCTCGGAACGCGCTCCATCGCCGAAGCGCGCCGCCTGCTCGGACGCTGA
- a CDS encoding TIGR04283 family arsenosugar biosynthesis glycosyltransferase, protein MDRNTTTRPSLSVIIPVYNEAEIINDAIQRVRRAATKEPVEIVVADGGPGHDTLAAVRDPDVIKVACPPGRGIQLNAGADRAGGDTLLFLHADTRLPGDAFTAIRRAVADGAAAGAFSLSIDSPRPSLRVVALFANLRTRLERVPYGDQAQFVTAQTFRALGGFAAIPIMEDVEFFRRIRRQGLPIAILPGKVVTSARRWEKEGVLVRTLTNWWLRLRYALGADPADLARHYRPQDAKDAQ, encoded by the coding sequence ATGGACCGGAACACAACCACCAGACCGTCACTTTCCGTGATCATCCCCGTGTACAACGAGGCCGAGATCATCAACGACGCGATCCAGCGCGTCCGCCGGGCCGCCACGAAGGAGCCCGTGGAGATCGTCGTGGCGGACGGCGGTCCGGGGCACGACACCCTTGCGGCGGTGCGGGACCCGGACGTGATCAAGGTCGCCTGCCCGCCGGGGCGGGGAATCCAGCTCAACGCGGGCGCGGACAGGGCCGGGGGAGACACCCTGCTCTTCCTGCACGCCGATACCCGGCTGCCCGGAGACGCGTTCACGGCCATACGCCGGGCCGTGGCCGACGGCGCAGCCGCCGGAGCCTTCTCCCTGTCCATCGACTCCCCCCGCCCCTCCCTGCGGGTGGTGGCCCTGTTTGCCAACCTCCGCACCCGGCTGGAGCGGGTGCCCTACGGCGACCAGGCCCAATTCGTCACCGCCCAGACCTTCCGCGCCCTGGGCGGATTCGCGGCCATCCCGATCATGGAGGATGTGGAATTTTTCCGGCGGATTCGCCGACAGGGATTGCCCATTGCCATTCTGCCGGGTAAGGTAGTCACGTCGGCACGACGATGGGAAAAGGAAGGGGTTCTTGTGCGGACCCTGACCAACTGGTGGCTCAGACTCCGGTATGCCCTGGGCGCTGACCCCGCCGATCTGGCCCGGCACTATCGTCCCCAGGATGCAAAGGACGCCCAATGA
- a CDS encoding pyridoxamine 5'-phosphate oxidase family protein, with translation MRKGVTEDREVVEAILEKAEVLWLALVDGDGPYSVPVSFAEEGGVVFIHSGKRGRKAEALKSGGPVAFSCAVDVRMREGGDDACDQGYHFRSVMGRGVPRLAEGEEKMRGLDLITVKYLGRQLPYVDKVLPITDVWAIDVDTLTARIKE, from the coding sequence ATGCGCAAGGGCGTTACGGAAGACCGCGAGGTCGTGGAGGCGATTCTGGAAAAGGCAGAGGTCCTCTGGCTGGCCCTCGTGGACGGGGACGGCCCCTACTCGGTGCCGGTGAGCTTCGCGGAGGAAGGCGGGGTGGTGTTCATCCATTCCGGCAAGCGCGGGCGCAAGGCCGAGGCCCTGAAATCCGGCGGCCCGGTGGCCTTTTCCTGCGCCGTGGACGTTCGCATGCGCGAGGGCGGTGACGACGCCTGCGACCAGGGCTATCATTTTCGCTCGGTCATGGGCCGGGGCGTACCCCGGCTGGCAGAAGGCGAGGAAAAGATGCGCGGCCTGGACCTGATCACGGTCAAGTACCTGGGCAGGCAATTGCCCTACGTGGACAAGGTCCTGCCCATCACCGACGTCTGGGCCATCGACGTGGATACCCTGACCGCCAGAATAAAGGAGTAA
- a CDS encoding GDSL-type esterase/lipase family protein, protein MIICYFGDSLTLGYGDPSGLGWPGRVSGKLASLGVDVTSYNLGVRQDATTRMAKRWKAEAEPRRMPSREYKLVFSFGVADQSNKVAPADSLAAAEAMLTEAMDMGEVLLVGPPPVSNPETTRRIGTLSEQFAGLCERLGLPYVPVIDAMLAHPVYGKALEDGDGAHPSALGYAVLAECILESEPARDFFGLE, encoded by the coding sequence ATGATTATATGCTATTTCGGCGACTCCCTTACCCTGGGGTACGGCGACCCCTCCGGCCTTGGCTGGCCGGGCCGGGTGTCCGGCAAGCTCGCCTCACTCGGGGTGGACGTGACCAGCTACAACCTGGGCGTGCGCCAGGACGCCACCACGCGCATGGCCAAGCGTTGGAAAGCCGAAGCCGAGCCGCGCAGGATGCCCTCCCGGGAATACAAGCTGGTGTTCAGCTTCGGCGTGGCCGACCAGTCCAACAAAGTGGCCCCGGCCGACTCCCTGGCCGCCGCCGAGGCCATGCTGACCGAGGCCATGGACATGGGCGAGGTGCTGCTGGTGGGACCGCCGCCGGTGAGCAACCCGGAGACGACCCGCCGCATCGGCACGCTTTCCGAGCAGTTTGCCGGGCTCTGCGAGCGGCTCGGCCTGCCTTATGTCCCGGTCATCGACGCCATGCTCGCCCATCCGGTCTACGGCAAGGCACTGGAGGATGGCGACGGCGCCCACCCCTCGGCCCTGGGCTATGCGGTCCTGGCCGAATGCATCCTTGAATCCGAACCCGCCCGCGATTTCTTCGGGCTGGAGTAA
- a CDS encoding threonine aldolase family protein has product MSDLKSFASDNNSGAHPAIMEAVLRCNEGHLKSYGDDEISIRTDEVFKEFFGSQARIHYVTTGTAANVLGLRAVTHTYNSVICAEQAHINNDECGAPEAFGGIKLVPVPSKDGKLTPGAIAPYLGHVGFVHASQPRVISITQPTEVGKLYTLKEIEDIVEFAHDRDLLVHMDGARIANACAALGCSFFDMTTALDIDLLSFGGTKNGCLMGEAVVFLNPDIGEGFPYLRKQAMQLVSKMRFVSAQLERYLADDLWLENARHANAMARRLADKAGAVDGVEIKGSVDCNALFAHIPPEATEILLEKYYFYVWDEHDNTVRWMTSWATTEAMVDEFVDDLKKAVEAVR; this is encoded by the coding sequence ATGAGCGATCTGAAATCCTTTGCGAGCGACAATAACTCCGGTGCGCACCCGGCCATCATGGAGGCCGTGCTGCGCTGCAACGAGGGGCACCTGAAGTCCTACGGCGACGACGAAATCTCCATTCGCACCGATGAGGTGTTCAAGGAGTTCTTCGGCTCCCAGGCGCGCATCCACTACGTGACCACGGGCACGGCGGCCAACGTCCTCGGACTGCGGGCCGTGACCCACACCTATAACTCGGTCATCTGCGCGGAGCAGGCGCACATCAACAACGACGAGTGCGGCGCGCCCGAGGCCTTCGGCGGCATCAAGCTGGTGCCCGTCCCGTCCAAGGACGGTAAGCTGACGCCCGGGGCCATCGCCCCGTACCTGGGGCATGTGGGCTTCGTCCATGCCTCCCAGCCCCGCGTCATCTCCATCACCCAGCCCACGGAGGTGGGCAAGCTCTACACCCTCAAGGAGATCGAGGACATCGTGGAGTTCGCCCATGACCGCGACCTGCTGGTGCACATGGACGGCGCGCGCATCGCCAACGCCTGCGCCGCTCTTGGCTGTTCCTTTTTCGACATGACCACCGCCCTGGATATCGACCTGCTCTCTTTTGGCGGCACCAAGAACGGCTGCCTCATGGGCGAGGCCGTGGTCTTCCTCAACCCGGACATCGGCGAGGGCTTCCCCTACCTGCGCAAGCAGGCCATGCAGCTTGTCTCCAAGATGCGCTTCGTCTCGGCCCAGCTCGAACGCTACCTGGCCGACGACCTCTGGCTGGAGAACGCCCGCCACGCCAACGCCATGGCCAGACGGCTGGCGGACAAGGCCGGGGCCGTGGACGGCGTCGAGATCAAGGGCAGCGTGGACTGCAACGCCCTGTTTGCCCACATCCCGCCCGAGGCCACGGAAATCCTGCTGGAGAAATACTACTTTTACGTATGGGACGAGCACGACAACACCGTGCGCTGGATGACCTCCTGGGCCACCACCGAGGCCATGGTGGACGAGTTCGTGGATGACCTGAAAAAAGCCGTGGAGGCTGTTCGATGA